The Gordonia mangrovi genome includes the window CCCGAGGAGGAGACGGTCATGCTGCCCGCGACGCAGACCTACGGCGACGGCGAGACGGTGGACTGGACACAGCCGATGGGTGCCGACGGGGAGGAGCCCGAGCATCCCGCGCCGACCGTGACGTTGCCGGCGGCCGACCCCGACGCCGGCCACCACGGCGCAACCACCGGGTCGGCGACAGACGACTCCGCGACGACCCAGGCAGCAGCGGCGCAGGACTCCACCGACGACGCCGCGCGGTGGCTCGGCGGCATCGGACTCGCGCTCGGCGCGCTCGGCGCGGTGGTCGGGGTGGCGGCATTGACCCGCTCGGGGCGGCGGACCAACCGGGGCGGGGAGAAAGGGAACAGTGATGACAATGCGTGATCGTCGACTGATCCCGGCCACTCTCGCGCTGATGATGGGGGTGCTGCTCATCGGCACCGTACTGGCGCCGATGGCCGCCGCGCATTCGCAGGTCGTGTCGTCGGACCCCGATGACGGGGCCACCGTGCGCAGCGGCCCGCAGCGGGTGACGGTCACCTTCAACGAACCGTTGCAGGAGTCGTTCGCGGTACTCACCGTGGTGGGTCCGGACGGGCGCTACTGGCAGGAGGGCGACCCGACGGTCACCGGATCCGAACTGAGTGTCGCGGTGCGGGAACTGGGCCCGGCGGGCACCTACACGCTCAACTATCGGGTGACCTCCGCCGACGGGCACCCCGTCGAGGGCCAGCGCAGCTTCGACCTGACGGTCGCCGGGAGCGGTACGCCCGGCCCGGTCGCCGACACCGCGGCCGACTCCGACGACGGCGGCCCGCCGTTGTGGCCGTTCATCGTGGTGGCGGTGGTGGTGCTCGTCGGGGGACTCGGCATCGTGCTGCTGCTCTCGCGGCGGTCGGGCCGCCGGTCGTCCTGACCGACGAGCGGTGACCTCGACGGCGGGCAGTGTCCCGCAGGAACACCAGCGGCTGCGCGTCGCGGCGATCTTCGCCGCGCTGACGGCGATGTTCGCCGGACTCGGGCTGTGCTGGTTGCTCGCCGCGCCCGACGGGCCGGAGGCGACCGCGGTGCCCGGAGTTCTGGGACTGGCCGCCGCGGTTCTACTGGTGGGGCTCGGCGCGCTGCCCGTCCTCGGTCTCGAGCCGTCGCCGGTGGCGGTGGGGAGCGCCGGCGCGGCCTGGTTCGTCGGTGTCGCGCTGACCGCGTGGATGCGGACTGCCGACCAGACCGGTCTCGCACCGACCGCCGTGGGGCTCGGCCAGTTCGTCGACACCCTCCGCGCCGGAGCGCCGGAACTCGTCACCCTCCTCGCGTCGTGTGCGGTGGTCGTGCTGGTGTGCGTGCACCTGTTCGGACGTGCCGATCCCCCCGCGGCGGCCTACGCGATCCTCGCGGCGATCGGCGTGCTGGCGACGTCGATCACCGGTCACCCCGGGCAACACTCGATCGGTCCGGTGCTGATCGGCGCGCACGCGTTGGCCGCCGCCTGGTGGTGCGGGACGCTGGCCGCGATGATCCTCGTCGTGCGCGGGCGCCGTGGATGGGCGGTCGCACTGCCGGAATTCTCCGCCCGGGCCCTGTGGGCCGTCGCGGTCATCGCCGCCACCGGTGTCGTCAGCGGATTGCTGGACACCGGCGTCGGCGACCTCCTCGACACGGGATACGGACGCATCCTGCTGGCCAAGGCGGCGGGTCTCACCGTCCTCGTCGCGTTCGGCGTCCACGCGCGGCGACGCTGGGTACCGCAGGCCGGCCGTCATCGGCTCGCCGAGACGGCCTCGCTGCGTTACGCGTTCGCCGAACTCGTCGTGATGGGCTCGGTACTCGGGCTCGCGGTGGGGCTCGCGGGCACCGCACCCTGATCGGCGACGCCCACCTCCTTGGCCAACAGGTCGAGCTCGGTGCGCATCTCCGCGACGAGCTGCCACACGTCGGGGACCAGCTCGCGGTCGGCGGTGAACGCGAAGTCCAGCTGATCCTCGTAACTGAGCAACGTGAGACTCAGCCCCACCCCTTCGATGAGGACGTTCACCGGATGCTGGGACACCACCCGGGCGCCGGCACAGTAGAGCGGCTTCGGAGATCCGGGGATGTTGGAGATGGTGACGTTGAACGGCGGTCGGATCCAGCCGGCACCGGTGGTCGCGGAGATCATCCGGGCGGTGCGCCCGAACA containing:
- a CDS encoding copper resistance CopC family protein, which translates into the protein MRDRRLIPATLALMMGVLLIGTVLAPMAAAHSQVVSSDPDDGATVRSGPQRVTVTFNEPLQESFAVLTVVGPDGRYWQEGDPTVTGSELSVAVRELGPAGTYTLNYRVTSADGHPVEGQRSFDLTVAGSGTPGPVADTAADSDDGGPPLWPFIVVAVVVLVGGLGIVLLLSRRSGRRSS
- a CDS encoding copper resistance D family protein; the encoded protein is MTSTAGSVPQEHQRLRVAAIFAALTAMFAGLGLCWLLAAPDGPEATAVPGVLGLAAAVLLVGLGALPVLGLEPSPVAVGSAGAAWFVGVALTAWMRTADQTGLAPTAVGLGQFVDTLRAGAPELVTLLASCAVVVLVCVHLFGRADPPAAAYAILAAIGVLATSITGHPGQHSIGPVLIGAHALAAAWWCGTLAAMILVVRGRRGWAVALPEFSARALWAVAVIAATGVVSGLLDTGVGDLLDTGYGRILLAKAAGLTVLVAFGVHARRRWVPQAGRHRLAETASLRYAFAELVVMGSVLGLAVGLAGTAP